Sequence from the Panicum virgatum strain AP13 chromosome 5N, P.virgatum_v5, whole genome shotgun sequence genome:
GAAACGTATCCgaggcgtatccgtatccgatacgtatcggatacgaaTACGCCACCTCCTATGAGTATCCGCGTAACAGAGCTACGTGGAGCTGGCGCCCGACGCCAACCAGGCCAACGGCAAGCCGCCCCGGTTCACCGGCGTCGCGGCGCTGATGGACAGCAAGCCGGTGGAGCAGTCGCCGCCTGTGCCGGTGGCCGTGGGTAGGCAGGGTAACCAGCCGCGGCAGCCGGCCCATTTCACCGGCGTCGACCCGACAATGTTTAAGTTCTGGTACACATCACGCTTTATTAGCCTTCTCTGTTTCTATATTACTCCTGGTTTGGAAGTGCCATTGCAAACACCAAAAAAATTATTGCGATTGTTATATTTGGCGTACCATTAGCTGCACCATGTTTACCCAGATATTGCGGAAAACTTGTCTGCAAGATTGCCGCCTTGTTATTTTGGTTAATGCAGCTGTTCATTTGTGTTTGAATTTGTTGTGTTTCCttattgtgattttttttttgaagtggcGCATCTTGAACAGAACGTCTGCATCAAGGATTTACGTGTCTCAGGTAGATCAGCATCAGTCTTAGTAGAGATCTCTTTCACGAAGACACAAGTAGTTCTAGGAAAATGTAGGTTACAAATATGTATATCATCTAGCTAACTTGTAATTATCGCTTTGATTTTTGTAATGGATGTGTGTTGGTTACCTAAGTTAATTCAGATGCTTTTGCTTATATAGTGTTGAGTTCCAGTGTTATTTGGCTATGAGTTGTTCAGATCCTCATGGAGACGTATAGTTTGGGTAATTTTGTAATGTTGTCGCAATTGTTTATTACCATGCCCTTTTCGTAACGCGCATCCTTAAAAATTCTGGTAAAGCGCTAGGACATCATTGTAGATTATAGAATACTTACTCAAACGATGGCTAGAAAAATTTCGGATCTCAGTTTGCGTATGACCCCTTTATTAATTAATGTTGTCCAGATCCATGAGTTTTATGTGTAAATTTGTGTGCTTTATGAAACATGTTTAATAGAATCTTTTTAGTGCAACTGGAAAATTTCAGTGCGAACATTATGTTTCATAAGTAATTCGATCATTTAGAGTTCCTCGGTCATTCCTCCATTGTATACGAGGGCTGTCTTTTGATGTATGGATATAAAATTTTGATTTACTATATATTTAAAAACATGCTCTAAATTATTGAATATGAATAACTGTGGCATGGGTTAAGTTTTTGGCTACTAAATAATTATAGTCTCTATGAGATTAAATTGTTTACTTAGCATAAATTTGTGTTTATTAGGTTTTTTAAAATACATCCCTACTAGGACAAAATTTAATTTACTTATTCTACATGACAAAATTTTCGTGAGGTAGCTACTATCAGTTTTAGGAAGATATGATTATTAGGCATTGTTTCTATATACAAGACATGAGACATTTTTTGCCGAGGTAATCTATTATGGCTTACTATTCTTTTGCTTTGTATATGCTTAGAAATGCTATAAGCAGCGAGACATTCAAATATCAAACTACGTGGGAAAGATGTCCAATGGATAATTGATACTACTACGTGTGTTTTATGGATATAACACATTTGATAAgtaattttttaaatatgtgTGTGTCGCACGTGCGTCTCTGCTAGTGTATTTATTAACTTTATTGCTTCTCGTGCAGCTAAACTTAGACATGCGGGGTATTGGGCAGGTTCAAAATTTGTGAGGTGgatattcaaaattttaaaaggtgtaaaatttatttttgacaacttaaatttcaaaaattacaatgataatttttaaaataaagatcGAATTTATAACTGGTCAGCTCACCCTGCACTCAGGTTTGATTTCACTTAGACCTGTTCTGCTTGCTCGCTCACCCCTGTAGAGACACAACAGCTGAAACGGCGGAGCTATGGAGGCCCTGCCACCCTAGGCGAAGCGGCAGTGCCGCACCCTAGCCACGCGCACCACGCCGTGCACGCCTGCGCCTTGTGCCCCTGCCTAGCTGCGGTGCTAGCCTGGCCGCTGCCCGCGTCCCATGGCTTGCCCGGCTACCAAGCCCTTGCCGTCGTTCGTCTGCTTGGCCACGAAGCCCCTACCGTCGTCCGTCCTCACGACCAACGAGCCCCTATCTCCATCTATTTGTCTAGCCTCGTCGCGCCCTCGCCATCGAGATCTAGGGTTAAGATCTTACGGCTGGGATAGGGGAATTGAGGCATTGAGGGGACACACATGTCTATGGCCTGTTGGTCAGGCTGGCTCACTAGCTGCCTGACCACTCATCGGCATATGGGCTGTCGGGTGGGGAGGGGTGGAACGTGGGCTGCTATATTTTTTCAGCACGAAGCAGAAGTTAGGAGATTGGGAGCTTGATCTATTGTGTAATATTCATATTTTTATTCATaattgtcgtggtgtggcaaaccacagccgggtggcggaatgcacccgcctaagcccagagggtgagtactcgggggttagctaggactagttcgatctcgctaaggaacacgatgaacacaataggttagagtggttcgggccgccggagcgtaataccctacgcccactatgtgttgtattgcttgatcctggaagagcttggagctgagtccagcgtgcgTCTGCATGTCCTTCAgtgtgtacagcgagcgcctcccttttatatctcaagggaggcgcgtacatagccgttgggtccccgacagatgggcccaatgatgtagtccaaaataacatattgttcatacattatggtgtTGCAGGCGAaagagatctctctcttggatttccttgcctactcctggaatcccccgttcagcatgtccaggcgctgtcttgtcgaaacggcgccaggagtagcttgcggcgtcgcctgccacgtagctgaacgggccatGTAGCTtacggcgtaggcggcatgatggaaaagtgccgtgccgtcgcatccaattaatgcggcagacgggctctgcgcggctgctgcacaggcggctgcactgtgtacctcggtaatacgtGGTCTACAGTGAGGGCTGACAAAGTCTGCCTCGCGAGccgcggcagcagagcacgcctcatctacccgcattgaatgtggtgggtgggcgagtcttccagccgCGCCTGCGTCTGCAggacacgtggtggctccggacccccccggcGGCATGTTGGCTCTCCCGCGTGGGAGGcccggatggacgcgggaggttccggacccctatggggggtccgcggCCTCGGCTGTCGACTCAGAGCTTCCCCTTCTCAGGAACATGTGGCGTCACCGGTCCCGCcctagagcggggagcgggtccggggccgttggcctggtgaggtaagagcctcaCCCGTGgagcccggctgctccgccccttatggcatagttacagataactacgcgagtcttgtcttgttgcagtagaagtgggtaccCCTACTATGGGGTACccacagtggcccccgggcccgcctcggggaggtacgaacccgcaggtggggccactactgcgatttggctctgcataacttgaagcctcttgctgcaggggtcttgaccggctttgaccatccatcgggttgtttgctgcctcatcacatcgcaatggcttactgactcgtgacccccacgcacagtggtttaCCTAGTCACGCGcacgacgctcggcattgttgcggccggagtaaacaggatatttaccaccggcgcagttcccgaaaagcttggtcatgccagtgcttaatgcgcgcacgtcagcctAGCtcccgcctcgcttcgcgcgcgggcgacggttcagatcccgcattttcacacctttgtttgttacccgctctccctgacaggcgggcctgggctcccttgtcatggactgggcggttaacaccaagTGCGAGCGTCacttgggttccagcgacggttccgggtcgcgccggttgggtcagccttcataaagggacgaaccgcataccgcggtcactttcccgcattcgccttcttccttccaacatTTGCgtccctttgccttcgagccccCTCACACCTTGCTTCCCTGCGTAGATTGCTCCCCGCCTACGTAGCGAAATGGCATCCCTTGGTCATCCCTGCCGTTTCCAGACTGAGGAGgagctgaacacagtgcgccgcttgcttgggtggagtgcacagGAGACTGCTTGGGGATTCGAGTAGGCTCGCTTCCCCTCGGCAACctgcgcgccggggagtttgtgctgttcatctcacacatctccaccggcttggggctgccgatctcctcattctttctgctgctgctggaagatttcggcctccagcttcaacacctcacgccgcactccatcctcctgacggCCATCTTCATGCACCTGTGCGatatgttcgtgggggtgcggccctgcgtcatcctcttcagccacttcttcatcctggtgaagtccgggaagggcaaAGACGAAGTcggggcgtactacttccagtCGAGAAGCGACCTGCGGACGCCGTACATTCCCGGACTCGTTGgcggaaagtgggaggagtggcgccgggagtgggtgatcgccaccaccgaagccaacgagcgcttGGTCATGCCGACCGAGGGTCCACCTCCGACCGTctgtcctggagggccaagccgtccctgccgccggatttcgactccgtgctgagcaagatcCGGTCGCTAGctgagagcggcctcacctcgctgcacgtgcttGGGGACTTCCtaaagcgccggatcgcccccctaaAGCAGCAGCCAcgccctgcttggagcttcaccggcctcaatgactgcagcaggacccaccacggagaggggagcgacctgacccaggaagccctggaggtcctggtgcgggcggtgacgggggaaatcttcatcccggagcacctgatcctccctcagggtgtcgtccccctctgcgaggactcacgcctgaggaccgcggtgctggccatcctgccgaccctcgacgatGGTGGGCTGGCAGCGCGCCAGACTGGAGGTGACCCGGAccgcgggctccggatccctagTGCGTCCGGGGAACAAGCCatgccgagcgccgcggggtccggccccactgccaagggcaagcaggccatgGCCGGTAGTGCCGCcacgagcggtcccagccaggcccggagcagctccggtgcgtcgtcgggagaagcaggccggcgcaggttgcaccaGGGAGACAGGACCCCAGTCACGGAGTCCGCCGtgaagcgtcagaggaccgctgaggacgcgggccacggtagctcccgggcccccggcCCTCGCAGGACCTCTGGGGTGgtcgcgccgccaccatcactGCCGAGAGATACCTCCCCCTggtagcaacagcagcagcggcagccacgggagcagcagcagcagcaacagcaggagcAGCCTCGGGTTGtgcctccgtcgccgccacgggagcagcagtggtagcagcaacagcaggagcAGCCTTGGGTTGCGCCTCCGTTgccgccacgggagcagcagcggcagcagaaATAGTCGTCGAGCCTCCGTGGACGCTGGAGACCCGGCGATTTAGGGTTAGTGTTATTCTGTTCAATCCCTTTATTCTCTGTGCTCCGCTTTTTGCTGATGCGCCAGTGTCaggtgcagccgcacccgacgcggtgacggtggatgcgccagtgccaggcgcaggtacacccgacgcggtggcggcggatgcACCAGTGTCAGGCGCAGCCACACTAGACACGGTGGCCCCCGAGGCCTCGGCTACGACGACAGTCGCGCCATCACCGGACTTGGCATCGGCGAGCGCAGCGGCGACGGGCGCTgcaacggcgagcacagcggcagCAGGTGCGGCAACAGTGAGCTCCTTGGCTCCTGAGGTCCCGACACCTGTACCGGACGTCCCCTCCCTCAGTGCTCAACCTTCGGCAGAGGAAGAGCTAGAGGAGGTCTGCGGCAGGCGGCTCCTGAAAGGtcccccggaggaggaagcggctcccctcccccgggtgctggtccgggtccggcgGTCGATAGAGGAGGAAACCTcttccgccgaggcggccttctgGCGGGAGTGtgctgctctggagagcgagcgccagcgcctcttcGACTGGCACACCTTCCTagaggcgcacacgaaggccgaagcctcccaAGCTGCGAACGCCCGGTCCAAACTCAAagccgaccaagaggcctatCGAGCCAATCTttggaaggtgttcgaccgggagttCCCAGTAGTGAGCCGGGAAAAAgccctggcgcagcgggaggagacttttgccaatGAGGTGGCCAGCCTCGCGGCTCAGTGGTCCGAACTTGAGACTCGCCTCGCGCCCCagcggtccgagcttgagactcgcagccagggtctcgagatCCGGAAGTAGGAGCTCGACAAGCTCTCCGCCACTCTGCAAGGATGTCGTGAGCAGctgcaggagagagccagcAAGCAGGCTGTTGCCGAGTCAGAGCTGGAGGAGGATAGGAAGTCCCTTGGTAAGCGGGAATCCCACGCCGCCAACATGGAGAAACAGCTTGAACGCTAGCGCGAGGCCCTCAAGGACCTGAAGGAGTTGGCGACGAAGAAGGCGGCccagctcgaggagaggtcccgcgtgGTGGAGGAGGCCAAGACAgcactggacacccgggtgcaggaagcggtccaggaggcggtccagaagctgcaggagtaccagcgcgtgggggcccagcgaatcgTCGACTGGGCGGGCGAAGCGAGCTTagcgctggtgccacttggaatgggcccaatccaagtggcggagccaccagcttcgattgctgacgccctcccagtgctgaacaccgcttcggataggctccgacgtctggagccggtccttgctggccagcttgaagccgagggccgcgagctgatccggatggtggcggagcacattctgacctgcctccggagccacgacccggccatctcgctagcccccgtggtcgatggtccagtggcggagatAGAGGCCACCGCCCGGGAAAGCGTGCGGGACGTCGTCGACTTCGTTGCctcctacttcaagcgggagcctgcagactcCTGAGCTGGACATTgtacttttcttttgttttttgtgttatgtaacAAAACATTATACTTTTGAAActtaaatagaagaaaatttcaacttagttgtttgtcacttgctggtttgcggtatgcagcaccctgGCGCCCTGGCCCTCTGGCAGATAgattcagttgtttggacctatCCGCCATCCGAGCCGAAGAAGACACTCTggacccccgtatgaggttgagcaagcgTGCTTGGGCATAGGC
This genomic interval carries:
- the LOC120674981 gene encoding ubiquitin recognition factor in ER-associated degradation protein 1-like — translated: MDVCAVLPLPVDVSLKNVDEDGNWVIMPPSALDCISSLNVEYLILFQIQNPSTECVTHCSVHGFIAEEDHRYGDTRSIMWTHVRKHGVGLTHLETLQRAAKHHSENELVLVRNTLLPTATFGKLQPHTTDFLDVSHHKELLEYNFRRFICLTIGETIVSYVELAPDANQANGKPPRFTGVAALMDSKPVEQSPPVPVAVGRQEEETSSAEAAFWRECAALESERQRLFDWHTFLEAHTKAEASQAANARSKLKADQEAYRANLWKVFDREFPVVSREKALAQREETFANEVASLAAQWSELETRLAPQRSELETRSQGLEIRK